A single Filimonas effusa DNA region contains:
- a CDS encoding DUF4295 family protein, with amino-acid sequence MAKAASKNAKIKDAKASAEAKNWTKVIKAVRSPKSGAYTFKEAIIHKDKVKDYLSEK; translated from the coding sequence ATGGCAAAAGCAGCTTCAAAAAACGCGAAAATTAAAGATGCTAAGGCTTCGGCTGAAGCTAAAAACTGGACTAAAGTGATCAAGGCTGTACGTAGCCCCAAGTCCGGTGCTTATACCTTTAAAGAAGCGATCATTCACAAAGACAAAGTGAAAGATT